A section of the Acanthochromis polyacanthus isolate Apoly-LR-REF ecotype Palm Island chromosome 1, KAUST_Apoly_ChrSc, whole genome shotgun sequence genome encodes:
- the LOC110969012 gene encoding nuclear factor 7, ovary-like, with amino-acid sequence MASRSVENLTCPVCQNISKDPFRLSCNHSFCKDCLRSYWAEKNDRVCPVCKRKSSKELPTVHFSSEKSQQSKDPICNLHSEKFSFFCEDDQQLLCSVCRDAGTHQDHTVKATAEAAQEHKKTLKISLKPLQTKLRLVHQVKGSCHQTAEHIKVQAEDTVRRIKEEFRRLHQFLEEEEEDRLASLREEEEQKSRRMEQQIEALSKEISALSETVRATEKQLRAPDVSFLDSFKAAAERVQQQHLPDDPQLPCGALIDVAKHLGNLSFNVWTQMKEMVSYSPVILDPNTAHPDLILTEDLTGLRQAEEKQELPDNPERIDHFFSVVGSESFDSGSHSWEVEVGDNSAFVLGVLTDSNQRKGVIWPALWRLMFCGGEYKTLSPLDTGSDVKVTTNPEKIRVELDWDEGRLSFFNSDTNEHIHTFKTTFTDKLFPYISSWSHVPIKIAALNVSVTTEPCG; translated from the coding sequence ATGGCTTCTAGATCAGTGGAAAATCTTACCTGTCCTGTCTGCCAGAACATTTCTAAAGATCCGTTTAGACTGTCGTGTAACCACAGCTTCTGCAAAGACTGTTTGCGCAGCTACTGGGCAGAGAAAAACGATCGAGTCTGTCCAGTCTGTAAGAGGAAATCTTCGAAAGAACTTCCTACTGTTCACTTTTCGTCCGAGAAGAGCCAGCAGAGCAAAGATCCAATCTGCAATCTGCATTCTGAAAAATTTAGCTTCTTTTGTGAGGACGACCAGCAGCTTTTATGCAGCGTCTGCAGAGATGCAGGAACACACCAGGACCACACGGTCAAAGCGACTGCCGAGGCCGCTCAGGAACACAAGAAAACACTCAAGATTTCCCTGAAACCGCTGCAAACCAAACTGAGGCTGGTCCATCAGGTGAAGGGAAGCTGCCACCAAACAGCTGAGCACATCAAAGTTCAGGCTGAAGACACCGTGAGGAGGATCAAGGAGGAGTTCAGGAGGCTTCACCAGTtcctggaggaggaagaggaggacaggtTGGCTTCActgagggaggaggaagagcagaaGAGTCGGAGGATGGAGCAGCAGATCGAGGCTTTGAGTAAAGAGATATCGGCTCTTTCAGAAACCGTCAGAGCCACAGAGAAGCAGCTGAGagctccagatgtttccttcctGGACAGCTTCAAGGCTGCAGCCGAGAGAGTCCAGCAGCAACATCTGCCCGACGATCCTCAACTGCCGTGTGGAGCTCTGATCGATGTGGCCAAACATCTGGGCAACCTGAGCTTCAATGTGTGGACCCAGATGAAGGAGATGGTCTCCTACAGTCCAGTGATTCTGGATCCAAACACCGCTCACCCAGACCTCATCTTGACTGAAGATCTCACCGGTTTGAGGCAGGCGGAGGAGAAGCAGGAGCTTCCTGACAACCCAGAGAGGATCGACCACTTCTTCTCCGTTGTCGGCTCTGAGAGCTTTGACTCAGGGTCTCACAGCTGGGAAGTGGAGGTTGGAGATAACTCAGCCTTCGTTCTGGGCGTTTTGACGGACTCCAATCAGCGGAAGGGGGTCATCTGGCCCGCACTGTGGAGGCTGATGTTCTGCGGAGGTGAATATAAAACACTGTCGCCGCTCGACACTGGATCTGACGTGAAGGTGACGACAAACCCAGAGAAGATCCGAGTTGAGCTGGACTGGGACGAAGGACGGCTGTCGTTTTTCAACTCGGACACCAACgaacacattcacaccttcaAAACCACTTTCACCGACAAGCTGTTTCCATACATCAGCAGCTGGAGTCACGTCCCGATAAAAATTGCAGCGCTGAACGTTTCTGTAACAACAGAACCATGTGGTTAG